Below is a window of Cytobacillus firmus DNA.
CTCCGCCCCCTCAGTCTCTGTCCCAACCGTATAAGCTGTACTGATATATAAAACCTTAGGACAATTTATTTCCAAAGCAAGCTTCAGAACATTTTCTGTTCCACTCACATTCACTTCAAAAGTCTTTTCCCGATCTCTTTCATCAAATGACAGAAGTGCTGCACTATGGTATAAGGCATCTATCTTTCCTTTTAATAAACCCACAAGTTCTCTATTTAATCCAAGATGTTTTTCTGTAACATCGCCTTCCAAAATATGAATCTGCTTGGAAAAGCCGCTTCCTTCGCTTTGCATGAAGGCATCCAGCCGCTTTCTGCTTCTGACTAGTAAATAAAGTTTATGACCTTGTTCCAAAAGCTTTAATGAAAGCTTTTTCCCCAAAAATCCGTTTGCACCTGTAATTAGTATATTCAAAGAAGAATCACAGCCTTTCTATCTAACATCCCTGTAAAAACTTTAGCGGGAAATGCATTTAAAAGCAATGGAAATACATTCACCTGAATCGGTTTTGCATGTTCATAAATAACAGAAGCGCCTGGTTTTTCCCCAGGCGCCATTTTTAGGATAAGTATTTTTGTTTTCTCTCATTCTTTTCATCCCTGTCGCATACTCCCTGAAAAGGACAGGCTGGACACTCATTCATATTGTACAAATCCGAAAACTGCTTTGTGTCTTCAAGAAGCGTCTTCATCATCTGCAGATAGTTTAATTCCCCTTCAAGGCTATCTTTCTACGCTTACAGAGAGAAATTCTACGTTATCCATTTTTGCAGCTTCCTCATTAATTCTCCGAGTTTGCATATCGCAAAATACCTGCAGCTGACGATACTTGTTTTTGAAACTTCAGGTCCAGCAACCGAAGCAATATTAATAATATGGCCTGTTGAGCGGCTCAGCATAGATGGCAATACAGCATGAATGCCATAAAGCACACCTATGAATTTACATCAATCATCTGCTCCCTCCACAGCTAATTCCTTAGCAATAGTAGCCCCTATTCCAGCGCTGGCACCGGTGATGATCCCTGTTTTTCCTTGTAGTCTGGTTCATGACAATTTCCTCCTTTTAACCTTATCTTTTTCATTTAATAAATTGCTCTGCGATTAATCGATATGATTGATGCTTATCCTTTGATGAATAAGTGATAGTTAAAATCATGATTTCATCTGCTAATACATGAGATTGAATTTCTAATATTTTACTTTTCACCTCATTAGGAGTACCTATAATCATTTTCTTTTTTATTCTTTCAATAGACTTTTGATTACGTAGATTTAATAGAATTTTTTTTGCCTCATCAACAGAGGGAACTCCTTTGTTTCCTTCCATACTCTCATTTTGTAGTTCCCAAACAATTGAGCTTAAAGCAATTTCTTCTGCTTTTTGAGTAGTTTCTGCACATATTACTGACAAAGCCATAATGACGTATGGTTTTTGGCCTTTTTTTCTTGGTTGAAATGACTGACGATATTGTTGGACGATTTCTGCTCCGTTTTCATCACTCATAAATTGTCCAAAACTATAGGCTAAACCGTTTTCCGCCGCAAAAATCCCACTTTTTCTACTTGTACCTAACATCCATAGATCAGGACTAATTTGCGGTAACGGAGAAGCCTCTAATACGGTCCCTTCATTATCTATGTATTTAATTAATTCATTTACTAAATCAGGCATTTTATAGACATGTTGCAAATAGTTATCC
It encodes the following:
- a CDS encoding LLM class flavin-dependent oxidoreductase; the protein is MKLSILDQSPISTNQTANEALQESMKLARIGETLGYSRYWIAEHHAMPGLACSAPEVMLGYIGANTKNIRIGSGAVLLPYYKPYKVAETYHMLSTLFPNRIDVGIGRAPGGPAEATNALSDNYLQHVYKMPDLVNELIKYIDNEGTVLEASPLPQISPDLWMLGTSRKSGIFAAENGLAYSFGQFMSDENGAEIVQQYRQSFQPRKKGQKPYVIMALSVICAETTQKAEEIALSSIVWELQNESMEGNKGVPSVDEAKKILLNLRNQKSIERIKKKMIIGTPNEVKSKILEIQSHVLADEIMILTITYSSKDKHQSYRLIAEQFIK